A segment of the Streptomyces sp. P9-A2 genome:
ATGCGCCGGGCCAGCGGCAGCAGTGCCTCGCCCGCGTCGGTCAGCGTGATGTTGCCGCGCGCCCGCAGGAACAGATCCGCCCCCAGCTCCCGCTCCAGTGCCTTGATCTGCTGCGACAGGGACGGCTGTGCGACATGGACCAGTTCCGCGGCCCGGGTGAAGTGCCGGGTCTCGGCGACCGCCACGAAGTACTGGAGCTGCTGGAACTGCATGGGCCCAGCATAGTGCCGTCATAGGGGGAGGCTATGGAAACGAGGGATTCCATGTCTTGGACCGATGGGGACCTTTGGCCCTAGCGTTCTGTGACATGGCTCTGGCAACGCGGACGGACCGACGACCGTCCATGGCACGCACCGTGTGGAACTCGACCATCGGCAAGAAGACAGTGATGGCCGTCAGCGGCCTGATCATGCTGCTCTACCTGGTCGCCCACATGCTCGGCAACCTGAAGATCTACTTCGGCGCGCCCGAGTTCAACGAGTACGCGCACTGGCTGCGCACCATGGGCGAGCCGCTCCTGCACTACGAGTGGGCCCTGTGGGTGGTCCGCGTCGTGCTCGTCGTCGCGGTCGTCGCGCACGCCGTCTCCGCGTACCAGCTCAGCCGCCGCGACATCAAGGCGCGCCCCAGCAAGTACGTCCACAAGAAGGCGCGGTCCAGTTACGCCACGCGCACCATGCGCTGGGGCGGGATCATCCTCGCCCTGTTCATCGTCTGGCACATCCTCGACCTGACCACCGGCCATGTGCACTCCGGCGGTTTCGAGGAGGGCAAGCCCTACCAGAACGTCGTGGACACCTTCTCCACCTGGTACGGCAACGTCGTCTACATCGTCGCGGTGCTCGCCGTCGGCCTGCACATCCGGCACGGCTTCTGGAGCGCCGCCCAGACCCTCGGCGTCGGCAGCCGCACCCGCGACCGCGCCCTGAAGGCCCTGGCGAACGTCCTCGCGCTGCTGCTCACGATCGGCTTCCTCGCCGTCCCCGTGGGCGTCATGACCGGAGTGGTGAGCTGATATGACTACCTTTGCCGAGTACACGACCGGTGAGCCGGTCGTCGACACCCAGGCCCCGTCCGGGCCGATCGCGGAGCGCTGGGACAAGCGCCGCTTCGAGGCCAAGCTGGTCAACCCCGCCAACCGGCGCAAGCAGACCGTCATCGTCGTCGGCACCGGCCTCGCCGGCGGCTCCGCCGGCGCCACGCTGGCCGAGCAGGGCTACCGCGTCATCCAGTTCTGCTACACGGACTCCCCGCGCCGCGCCCACTCCATCGCCGCGCAGGGCGGCATCAACGCGGCGAAGAACTACCGCAACGACGGCGACTCCGTACACCGCCTCTTCTACGACACCGTCAAGGGCGGCGACTTCCGCTCGCGCGAGTCCAACGTGCACCGGCTCGCGCAGATCTCCGTCGAGATCATCGACCAGTGCGTCGCCCAGGGCGTGCCGTTCGCCCGCGAGTACGGCGGTCTGCTCGACACCCGTTCCTTCGGCGGCGTCCAGGTCTCCCGCACCTTCTACGCCCGCGGCCAGACGGGCCAGCAGCTCCTCCTCGGCGCCTACCAGGCGCTGTCGCGGCAGATCGCGGCCGGCAACGTGGAGATGCACGCGCGCACCGAGATGCTCGACCTGATCGTCATCGACGGCCGGGCCCGCGGAATCGTCGCCCGGGACCTGATCACCGGAAAGATCGACACCTACTTCGCGGACGCGGTCGTCCTCGCCACCGGCGGCTACGGCAACGTCTTCTACCTGTCGACCAACGCCATGAACTCCAACGCGACCGCCGTCTGGCGGGCGCACCGGCGCGGAGCGTACTTCGCCAACCCCTGCTTCACCCAGATCCACCCCACCTGTATCCCGCGCACCGGCGACCACCAGTCCAAACTGACGCTGATGAGCGAGTCGCTGCGCAACGACGGCCGCATCTGGGTGCCGAAGGCCAAGGGCGACGACCGGCCGCCGAACAAGATCCCCGAGGACGAGCGCGACTACTACCTGGAGCGCATCTACCCGTCCTTCGGCAACCTGGTGCCCCGCGACATCGCCTCCCGGGCCGCGAAGAACGTCTGCGACGAGGGCAGGGGCGTCGGGCCCGGCGGCCAGGGCGTCTACCTCGACTTCGCCGACGCCATCGAACGGCTGGGCCGCAAGGCGGTCGAGGCCAAGTACGGCAACCTCTTCGACATGTACCAGCGGATCACCGACGAGGACCCGTACCGGGTGCCGATGCGGATCTACCCCGCCGTGCACTACACGATGGGCGGCCTGTGGGTCGACTACGACCTGCAGACCACCGTCCCCGGCCTGTTCGCCGTCGGCGAGGCCAACTTCTCCGACCACGGCGCCAACCGGCTCGGCGCCTCCGCGCTGATGCAGGGCCTGGCCGACGGCTACTTCGTCCTCCCGGCCACCATCAACGACTACCTGGCGCGCAACCCGCACAAGGACGAGGTCGACGCCGAACACCCGGAGGTCCAGGAGGTCCTGGCACAGACCGAGGACCGGCTGAACCTGCTGCTGTCCGTCGACGGCGACCGCACCCCCGACTCCTTCCACCGCGAACTCGGCGAACTCATGTGGGAGTTCTGCGGCATGGCCCGCACCGACTCGGGCCTGCGCAAGGCGCTGGAGCGCATCCCGCAGATCCGTGAGGAGTTCTGGAGGAGGATCAAGGTGCCCGGCACCGGCGAGGAGTTCAACCAGTCCCTGGAGCGGGCCAACCGCATCGTCGACTACCTCGAGCTCGCCGAGCTGATGTGCCTCGACGCCCTGCACCGCGCCGAATCCTGCGGCGGCCACTTCCGCGAGGAGTCCCAGAGCCCCGACGGCGAGGCCGCCCGCCGGGACGAGGAGTTCACCTACGCCGCCGCCTGGGAGTTCACCGGCACAGGCGACGCTCCCGTCCTGCACAAGGAAGACCTCGTCTTCGAGTACGTCCACCCCACCCAGCGGAGCTACGCATGAAGCTCACCCTGCGCGTCTGGCGGCAGAAGAACGCCGACGCCGACGGCGCCATGTCCACGTACGAAGTGGACGGCATCTCACCCGACATGTCCTTCCTGGAGATGCTCGACACCCTCAACGAGGAACTCACCCTCGAGGGCGAGGACCCGGTCGCCTTCGACCACGACTGCCGCGAGGGCATCTGCGGCGCCTGCTCGCTGGTCATCAACGGCGACGCACACGGACCCGAGCGCACCACCACCTGCCAGCTGCACATGCGGTCCTTCAAGGACGGCGACACCATCGACGTCGAACCGTGGCGGGCATCGGCCTTCCCGGTGGTGAAGGACCTCGTCGTCGACCGGACGGCCTTCGACCGGATCATCCAGGCCGGCGGCTACGTCAGCGTCCCCACCGGCTCCGCGCCCGAGGCGCACGCCACACCCGTTCCGAAGCCGGACGCGGACCTCGCCTTCGAGCACGCCGAGTGCATCGGCTGCGGCGCCTGCGTCGCGGCCTGCCCCAACGGCGCCGCGATGCTCTTCACCTCGGCGAAGATCAACCACCTCAACGTGCTGCCGCAGGGCGCGCCCGAGCGCGAGACCCGGGTGCTCGACATGGTGGCGCAGATGGACGACGAGGGCTTCGGCGGCTGCACCCTCGCCGGGGAATGCGCCACCGCCTGCCCCAAGGGCATCCCGCTGTCCTCCATCACCGGGATGAACAAGGAGTGGCTGCGCGCCACGGCCAAGGGAACCGGCCGGTAACCGCCGGGCAGGCAGCAGGGAAACGTTCGCCAGGGGGCGGACGGGCGGGACCGGGAGTGGTGCTCATCCCCGGTCCCGTCTGCTGTCCGGGCCACGCCTGCCGCCGCACGGGCAGCGCCAGGCATTCAGCATCCCCACATCCGTACTCCCGGCTCAGGTCACGTACACGCCAACCGGCATCGGCAGAAACAAGGGGAGTCCCCATCCTCCCCGCTCCGGCACGTGACCAGGAGAGAGCCATGACCGCCGTCCTGACCGCAGACCATCCCGCGAAGCCCGCGGCACCCACCCGCTACACCGTCACCCTCGCCCGCGACGAGGACGACGTGCGTGCCGCCCAGCGGCTGCGGCACGACGTCTTCGCCGGCGAAATGGGTGCCCTGCTGGCCACCCCGCAGCCGGGCCTGGACGTCGACCCCTTCGACGCCTACTGCGACCACCTGCTCGTGCGCGAGGAAGTGAGCGGCCAGGTCGTCGGCACCTACCGGCTGCTGCCGCCCGAGCGCGCCGCGGTCGCCGGCCGCCTGTACGCGGAGACCGAGTTCGACATCGCCGCACTCGACCCGATCCGGCCGGGTCTCGTCGAGGTCGGCCGCTCCTGCGTGCACCCCGGCCACCGCGACGGCGCGGTCATAGGCCTCATCTGGGCCGGCATCGCCCGTTACATGATCGACCGGGGTCACGAGTGGCTCGCGGGCTGCTGCTCCGTCCCGCTCGCCGACGGCGGCACGCTCGCCGCCGCCACCTGGGACCGCGTCCAGGGCAAGCACCTCGCCCCCGAGGAGTACCGCGTACGCCCCCTGCACCCGTGGCGGCCGACGACCGCGGCATCCGGGCCGACAAGCGAGACACCCGCCGCCCGCACCGAGCTGCCCGCCCTGCTGCGCGGCTACCTCAGGCTCGGCGCCTGGGTCTGCGGCGAGCCCGCGCACGACGCGGACTTCGGGGTCGCCGACCTGTACGTGCTGCTGCCGATGAACCGGGTCAACCAGCGTTATCTGCGGCACTTCCTCTCCCTCGTGCCGGCGAAATGAGCGTCTGGCTGCCCGGCGCGCCCTGCACCCCGAGCGGCTGCGTGGTGCCGACGGGGACCGCGAGGGCCGTACCGGGGGCGGTGCTGCGGCTGACCGCGGTCGTCGTCCTGGTGCTCGCCGGGGTCCTGCTGCTGCCCGTCGGGCGGCGGATCCCGGCAGGTCTCGTGGGCCGGTGGTGCCGGTGGATCGTACGGACCGCCGGGGTCCGGGTCCGGACCACCGGAGCCGCCGTGCCCACCGGCGGGCTGCTGCTCGTCGCCAACCACATCTCCTGGCTGGACATCCCGTTGCTGAGCGCGGTCCGTCCGGCCCGCATGCTGGCCAAGGCCGAGATACGGCAGTGGCCGCTGGCGGGGCCGCTGGTCGCGCGCAGCGGCGTTCTGTTCATCGACCGCGACCGGTTGCGCGCTCTTCCGGGCACGGTCGCCCGAATCGCCGCGGCGCTCGGCGAGGGCTCGGCCGTCGCGGTCTTCCCCGAGGGCAGCACCTGGTGCGGCCGGGGAGAAGGCTCCTTCCGCCGGGCGGCCTTCCAGGCGGCGATCGACGCCGGAGTCCCGGTGCAGCCGGTCCGCATCCGCTACCGCGACGCGAGCGGAGCCCCTGCCACCGCCCCGGCCTTCGTCGGGGACGACACCCTGTTCGCGTCCCTGTGGCGGGTGGTCTCGGCCCGGGGCCTGGTCGCCGAGGTCGGGATACGGTCCGCCATCCCGCCGGGCAGCCACCCGGACCGCCGAGCCCTGGCCGCCGCCGCGCAACCGTACGGCGGTCCGGGGCGGGGCCACCGGGCCGGCCACCGGGCCGGTCGGCGGGCAGGGCGGCAGGCCGGTCAGGGGGTGGAGCGGCGGACCGGGCACAGGTCCGGACAGCAGGCCCGTTGCCCGGTCGAGGACCTCCGGTCGCGACCACCGGAAGTGAGCGCTGTCGAAAATTAAGCGCGCTTTGCGCCTTATATGAAGTTTTTACCGCGCGAAGGAGGACATCCGGACGGGAGTGATACCTGAAAGGAGGGTGAGGCCAGATGATCACCCGCGATGAGGTCAGGATTCTCCTGGATCACCCCGTCTACGACGGCGAGGGCAACAAGATCGGTGAGGCCAAGCACGTCTTCTTCGACGACATGAGCGGCCGCCCCGAGTGGGTGAGCGTCAAGACGGGCATGTTCGGCACCAGTGAGTCGTTCATTCCCATCCGCGACGCCGAACTGGTGGAGGACCACCTCGAAGTCCCGTACCCCAAGGACAAGATCAAGGGCGCACCCGACGTCGACGTCGACTCGCACGGCCACCTGTCGGAGGCGGAGGAACACCGGCTGTACGACTACTACGGCATCGACTGGGGTGGCGTGCTGCGCGACGACTCCAAGAGCTCCGGCGAGGGCCGGACCGGCAAGCGCCCCGGCATGGGCAAGGCCGGAGCCGCCGGAGCTGTCGGAGCCGCCGGTGTCGCCGGAACTACGGGCCGGGGCGGGACGGCCGGTGCCGCCGGTACGGCCCGTACAGCGGGCAAGGACCGGACGGCGGCCAGGACGACCACCACCGCGGGGACGGCATCGGCGGCCGCGACGGGAACGCCGGCGACCGCCGGCAGGACCGGCCCCACGGGTGCCGCCGCGACCGCCGGCGGGACCGGCGTGCGGGCAGGTCAGGGCGCCGAGTCCATGACACGCATGGAGGAGGAGATGCACGTCCGCGTCGAGCGGCGCGAGACCGGCCGGGCCAAGCTGCACAAGTACGTCGTGACGGAGGACGTCGAACAGACCGTGCCCGTGCGCCATGAGGAGGTACGCCTGGTGCGGGAGCCGATCACGGAGGCCGAGCGCGAGGCCGCCCTGTCCGGCGCCGAGATGGGCGAGGCCGACTACGAGGTCACGCTGCACGAGGAGCGGCCCATCGTGGAAACCAGGGCGGTACCCGTCGAACGGGTGCGGCTGACCATGGAGGAGCACGTCGAGAACGAGACCGTACGGGGCCGCGTCCGCAAGGAGCGCATCGAGAGCGAGGGCGTTCCGGACACCACCGCGCGGCGGGACACCACCGCGCGGCGGGACACCACCGCGCGGCGGGACGACGCCGCCGGACGGGGCCGCGACGTTCCACGCCGGGGCCGCGCATGACCGGAGGGCACCGGGCGCGCGCCGGCGGGTCTGCTCACCGGTGCGCCGCCCCGTCGCCCTCCGTGTCCATGGGCCCGGCGAGGCCGGTCAGGGCGGCGAGCCGCCGGTAGGAGTCCAGCAGGGCCGTACGATCGTGGGTGCTGGTGGTGACGAGGACCTCCTGGGCGCCCGTCTCCTTCAGTACCGTTTCCAGTTCTCCGGCCACCTGCTCCTCGGTGCCGGCGATGTGGCCGCCCAGCCCGGACTCGTACAGGTCGCGTTCCCTGGCCGTCATGGTGAAAGACTCGACGCGCCCGGCGGGTGGCAGTGGCGGGAAGACGCCGTGGGTCCGGGAATGCGCCATCGACCAGGCTTCCGGGATCAGCAGCCGACGGGCCTGTTCGGGCGTGTCCGCCACAGCGACCGTCCCGGAGATCACCACATACGGCTCGCTCGCCCAGGCGGACGGGCGGAAGTGCTCCCGGTAGTGGTCGATGCCGCGCCGCATCCGGTCGCGGCCGCGCAGGTCGCCGATGACCATGGGCAGGCCCGCGCGGGCGGCGATCGTCGCGCCCTCACCCATGGCCAGCACGAACGGCGGCACGGTCAGGCCTTCGGCCGGGCGGGCGTGCACGCCGGTGGGGGAGGTGCCGAGGAACCAGCCGAGCAGCTCGTCGATCTGGGCGCCGAAGTCCTCGGCGTCCTCCTTGTCGTGTCCCAGCGCCTTGCGTACCCCGTCGGTGAAGCCGACGGAGCGGCCCAGGCCCATATCGATGCGCCCGGGGAAGAGCGACTCCAGCACGCCGAACTGTTCGGCCACGACGAGCGGTCGATGATTGGGCAGCATGACCCCGCCGGTGCCGACGCGGATCGTCCGGGTCGCCGCGGCGACGGCGGCGGCCAGTACCGTCGGCGCGGAGCCGGCGACCCCGGGCACGCCGTGGTGCTCCGAGACCCAGAAGCGGTGGTAGCCGAGCTCCTCCAGCTCCCGCGCCAGGCGCACGGTGTCACGCAGCGCCTCGGGGCCGCTGTGCCCCTCACGGGTGCGGGAGCGGTCGAGGACGGAGAAGCGGGCCGAGGCGATCACAGGGCTCATACGAGGTTCAACACCTGCCGGGCCCGGCGATTCCTCATGGCGCGATGTTGTGGTTGAGGTGGAACAGGTTCCCCGGGTCGTAGCGCCGCTTCACGGCGACCAGCCGGGCGTGGTTGCCCCGGTAGTTCACCCGGACACGGTCCTGGTCGTCACCGTCCATCGGATAGCTAGCGAGGGGACCCGCGCCTTTAGGCGTGGGGGGAATCGCTTCTCGGGACTGCTCTGACCTCAACTGCGCTCACGGGTCCGCACTGTTCACCTCGGCTAGATGCATGCCGCGTGTATATTGATCAGGTGACTGTGACGCGGAAGGTCCGCCGGTACTCCGGCGGCGTGTACGACTTGGGCTTGCATGTGGTGTGGTGCCCGAAGTACCGCCGCAGGGTTCTCGGTGGCCAGGTCGCGGTCCGGCTGCGTGAGCTGATCGAGCAGAAGGCGGCCGAGAAGGGCTGGGAGATCATCGCCCTCGAGGTGATGCCCGATCACGTGCACCTGTTCGTCAAGCACGAGCCGAAAGCCTCGGCGTCGTACGTGGCGAACCAGTTCAAGGGCTTCACCTCCCGCGTGCTGCGGGAGGAGTTCCCGCACCTCAAGAGCCGGATGCCCACGCTGTGGTCGTCGTCGTTCTTCGTAGCCTCGGTCGGCGCGGTCAGCGCCGACACGGTGGAGAAGTACATCAACACCCAGTGGGAACGCCCCCGGACGAAGAAGCAGAAGGAGGAGGAGGAGACCGGCCGTGCACCGGGCGTATAAGTTCCTCCTTCGCCCCACCGTCCGCCAGGCCCAGGCTCTCGGCGAGATGCTGCGGGATCACTGCTCCCTCTACAACGCTGCCTTGCAGGAACGCCGTGACGCCTATCGGCACCTCTCCAGGACGAGCGTCAAGTACGGGCAGCAGTCCGCCCAGCTCAAGGAGATCCGGGCGCTCGACCCTGAGCGGCAAGGACGCTGGTCGTTCTCGTCGCAGCAGGCCACCTTGCGCCGCCTGGACAAGGCGATGCAGGCGTTCTTCCGCCGGGTCAAGGCAGGAGAGAAGCCCGGATACCCCCGGTTCCGAGGCGTGAACTGGTTCGACACCGTGGACTTTCCCAGGGACGGGGACGGCTGCCGGTGGGACTCCACCCCGCACGATCCCGTCACCCGAGTCCGCTTCCAGGGCGTGGGGCACGTCCGGGTCCACCAGCACCGGCCCGTCAAGGGCCGCGTCAAGACCGTCAGCGTCAAGCGCGAAGGACGGCAGTGGTACGTGATCCTCGCCTGTGATGAGGTTCCGGCCGAGCCGCTGCCCGCCACCGGCGCCGTGACCGGCATCGACATGGGCATAGCCCACTTCCTCACCACCTCCGAGGGTGAGCACATCACCAACCCACGGCACGGCAAGCGCAACACCGAGGCCCTCGCCGAAGCCCAGTGCGCCCTCAAGGCGTTCCCGCGCCGCAAGCGGGAGAACCGGTCGGCGAGGCACCGCCGGGCCGTGGAGAAGGTCACCAAGCTGCACCGCAAGGTCCGGCGTCAGCGCACCGACCACGCGCACAAGACCGCGCTTGCGATGGTCCGTGCCTACGACGTGATCGCGCACGAGCGCCTGAGCATCGCGAACATGGTCCGCGCACCCAAGCCGAAGCCCGACCCCGAGCAGCCCGGCGGCTTCCTGCCGAACGGCGCTGCTGCGAAGGCCGGGCTGAACAAGAGCATCCACGATGCGGGTTGGGGGGTGTTCCTGGACATCCTCACGCACAAGGCTGAAAGCGCCGGTCGTGTACTGATCCCCGTGGACCCCCGCAACACCTCCCGCACCTGCCCCGCCTGTGGGCACGTGTCCGGCGAGAACCGCACCACCCAAGAGAAGTTCGAGTGCACCCGGTGCGGGCACACCGCCAACGCCGATCAGGTCGGCGCACTCAACGTCGCTATCAGGGCCGGGCTGGTCCTTCCCGACGTGGCCTAGCCACCGACAGGAGAAGCCCCCCGGATTTATCCGGGGGGAGGAGTCACGAAGTTCACGTAGCCCCCGCCCATGGCATGCGGTTCGAGCGCCCGGTGGAAGGCCCGCACCCATCCCTTGTGCGTCTCGCAGTCCTCCCGGGTGGTGAGGGTCGGGCTCAGCGCGATCGCGTAGTCGGCGTCCCGGTAGGAGAACGCGGTGTCCTCGGGGGCGACCCGGTGGCAGGCACCGTCCAGTGGAAAGACGACCGTCACGCTCTGGACGGAGGGGGTCGTGGGACCGTACTCGACGAGGGCGTCGAGGGCGCCGTCCGGCAGGCCGCGGGTGAAGGAGCCCTTCCAGTAGTGGAAGAGGCCGGCCGGTACCAGCTCGTCGAACAGGGTGTTGACCAGCGGGTAGGGGATGCGCCCGAGGTGCTGCCCGACCACCGGCCCCAGCGCGGCCAGTTGGGCACGGATGTGCTCGTCCTCCTCCTCCGGCCCGCTCCAGCAGGTGACCACACCGCACAACGGCCGTCCGTGCCAGCGTTCGGGCAGGAACGGCACCGGTGGCCCCAGACCCACGATCAGCAGCGCGCCGAGGCGCTCGTCGGAGCCGGCCACCAGTTCTCGGTAGCGGCGCAGCACCTCGGCGTCGAGCGGATAGAACACCGGCCCGCCGAAAATGTCGGCCACCGGGTGCAGCCGGTGGACGAAGGAGGTGATCACGCCGAAGTTCCCGCCTCCCCCGCGCACCGCCCAGAACAGGTCGGCGTGCCGCTCCGGCGTACACGTCACGAAGGACCCGTCGGCCGTCACCAGGTCCACCGAGCGGCAGTCCACGAGGCGCCCCGTTGAAGCGAGTCGAACGCCCGGTCCGGCGGAGCCACCGTCCCCGACCTGCGGATTCCGGCGCCTCGATCGGCTGCACCACTCGGCGGGACGCCATCGCCGCGTCCCCATGAGCACGGTGACCGGCAGCCGTTCGTACACCGTCCGCACCCGGTTCTCCGGCTCTCCGGGCGCGGCAGCCCGGGCTCGTACGCTCTGAGCGGATCCTGCGGGATCCGGGTGGCGCACGCCGCCGGCGGTGACCGGGACCCGCGGGGACGCGGTGGCCGTCCGCCCCGCGCGGCGACGCCGGGTGTTGCCGCGGGACGTCTTCCGCGCGGGGCGGCCGAGGCTCTCCTCCTCGGTGATCGCTGGAACCGGCCTCGGGCCTAGGCTGGGCGGCGTGACCAACCGTGACAAGCGCCCGCTCGCCGTGTTCGACCTGGACAACACCCTCGCCGACACCGGGCACCGGCAGCGGTTCCTGGAGCGCAGGCCGCGCGACTGGGACGCCTTCTTCACCGCCGCGCCCGAGGACGCGTCCCTCGCGGAGGGCATCGCGCTGGTGCACGAGAGCGCGAGGGAGTGCGAGATCGTCTACCTCACCGGACGCCCCGAGCGCTGCCGGCGCGACACGCTGGACTGGCTGGCCGCCCAGGGGCTGCCCGAAGGACCGTTGCACATGCGCGGCGACGCCGACCGGCGGCCCGCCCGGTACACCAAGCTCGCGGTCCTGCGCCGCCTCGCCCGCACCCGGGAGATCCGGGTGCTCGTGGACGACGACGAACTGGTCTGCGCGGACGCCCGGCGGGCGGGGTTCACCGTGGTGCACGCCCGCTGGACGGCCCCGTCGGGAGAGCTGAGGGCGGCGCAGCAGCGGGAGGGGCGGACGTGACGTCCGCCCCTCCCGCTCCCCTCCGGGTGTGCACGGCCCACGTGCCGTGAACGCGCCCGGCTGCTCGCGACCGCCTCCGGGGGCGGGCGGGTGGCTCAGGCCGGCTCGTCCAGACGGAAGCCGACCTTCAGACCCACCTGCCAGTGCGCGATACGGCCCTCCTCGATCTGGCCGCGCACCTGGGTCACCTCGAACCAGTCCAGATTGCGCAGGGTCTGCGAGGCGCGCTCGATGCCGTTGCGGACGGCCTGTTCCACGCTGTCGGGTGACGTGCCGACGATCTCCGTGACCCGGTAGGTGTGGTTGGACATGCGGGTGCTCCTCTCGCCGGCGGCTCCCACC
Coding sequences within it:
- a CDS encoding succinate dehydrogenase, which encodes MALATRTDRRPSMARTVWNSTIGKKTVMAVSGLIMLLYLVAHMLGNLKIYFGAPEFNEYAHWLRTMGEPLLHYEWALWVVRVVLVVAVVAHAVSAYQLSRRDIKARPSKYVHKKARSSYATRTMRWGGIILALFIVWHILDLTTGHVHSGGFEEGKPYQNVVDTFSTWYGNVVYIVAVLAVGLHIRHGFWSAAQTLGVGSRTRDRALKALANVLALLLTIGFLAVPVGVMTGVVS
- a CDS encoding fumarate reductase/succinate dehydrogenase flavoprotein subunit — protein: MTTFAEYTTGEPVVDTQAPSGPIAERWDKRRFEAKLVNPANRRKQTVIVVGTGLAGGSAGATLAEQGYRVIQFCYTDSPRRAHSIAAQGGINAAKNYRNDGDSVHRLFYDTVKGGDFRSRESNVHRLAQISVEIIDQCVAQGVPFAREYGGLLDTRSFGGVQVSRTFYARGQTGQQLLLGAYQALSRQIAAGNVEMHARTEMLDLIVIDGRARGIVARDLITGKIDTYFADAVVLATGGYGNVFYLSTNAMNSNATAVWRAHRRGAYFANPCFTQIHPTCIPRTGDHQSKLTLMSESLRNDGRIWVPKAKGDDRPPNKIPEDERDYYLERIYPSFGNLVPRDIASRAAKNVCDEGRGVGPGGQGVYLDFADAIERLGRKAVEAKYGNLFDMYQRITDEDPYRVPMRIYPAVHYTMGGLWVDYDLQTTVPGLFAVGEANFSDHGANRLGASALMQGLADGYFVLPATINDYLARNPHKDEVDAEHPEVQEVLAQTEDRLNLLLSVDGDRTPDSFHRELGELMWEFCGMARTDSGLRKALERIPQIREEFWRRIKVPGTGEEFNQSLERANRIVDYLELAELMCLDALHRAESCGGHFREESQSPDGEAARRDEEFTYAAAWEFTGTGDAPVLHKEDLVFEYVHPTQRSYA
- a CDS encoding succinate dehydrogenase/fumarate reductase iron-sulfur subunit, with the translated sequence MKLTLRVWRQKNADADGAMSTYEVDGISPDMSFLEMLDTLNEELTLEGEDPVAFDHDCREGICGACSLVINGDAHGPERTTTCQLHMRSFKDGDTIDVEPWRASAFPVVKDLVVDRTAFDRIIQAGGYVSVPTGSAPEAHATPVPKPDADLAFEHAECIGCGACVAACPNGAAMLFTSAKINHLNVLPQGAPERETRVLDMVAQMDDEGFGGCTLAGECATACPKGIPLSSITGMNKEWLRATAKGTGR
- a CDS encoding GNAT family N-acetyltransferase yields the protein MTAVLTADHPAKPAAPTRYTVTLARDEDDVRAAQRLRHDVFAGEMGALLATPQPGLDVDPFDAYCDHLLVREEVSGQVVGTYRLLPPERAAVAGRLYAETEFDIAALDPIRPGLVEVGRSCVHPGHRDGAVIGLIWAGIARYMIDRGHEWLAGCCSVPLADGGTLAAATWDRVQGKHLAPEEYRVRPLHPWRPTTAASGPTSETPAARTELPALLRGYLRLGAWVCGEPAHDADFGVADLYVLLPMNRVNQRYLRHFLSLVPAK
- a CDS encoding lysophospholipid acyltransferase family protein; this translates as MSVWLPGAPCTPSGCVVPTGTARAVPGAVLRLTAVVVLVLAGVLLLPVGRRIPAGLVGRWCRWIVRTAGVRVRTTGAAVPTGGLLLVANHISWLDIPLLSAVRPARMLAKAEIRQWPLAGPLVARSGVLFIDRDRLRALPGTVARIAAALGEGSAVAVFPEGSTWCGRGEGSFRRAAFQAAIDAGVPVQPVRIRYRDASGAPATAPAFVGDDTLFASLWRVVSARGLVAEVGIRSAIPPGSHPDRRALAAAAQPYGGPGRGHRAGHRAGRRAGRQAGQGVERRTGHRSGQQARCPVEDLRSRPPEVSAVEN
- a CDS encoding PRC and DUF2382 domain-containing protein, with the protein product MITRDEVRILLDHPVYDGEGNKIGEAKHVFFDDMSGRPEWVSVKTGMFGTSESFIPIRDAELVEDHLEVPYPKDKIKGAPDVDVDSHGHLSEAEEHRLYDYYGIDWGGVLRDDSKSSGEGRTGKRPGMGKAGAAGAVGAAGVAGTTGRGGTAGAAGTARTAGKDRTAARTTTTAGTASAAATGTPATAGRTGPTGAAATAGGTGVRAGQGAESMTRMEEEMHVRVERRETGRAKLHKYVVTEDVEQTVPVRHEEVRLVREPITEAEREAALSGAEMGEADYEVTLHEERPIVETRAVPVERVRLTMEEHVENETVRGRVRKERIESEGVPDTTARRDTTARRDTTARRDDAAGRGRDVPRRGRA
- a CDS encoding LLM class flavin-dependent oxidoreductase, coding for MSPVIASARFSVLDRSRTREGHSGPEALRDTVRLARELEELGYHRFWVSEHHGVPGVAGSAPTVLAAAVAAATRTIRVGTGGVMLPNHRPLVVAEQFGVLESLFPGRIDMGLGRSVGFTDGVRKALGHDKEDAEDFGAQIDELLGWFLGTSPTGVHARPAEGLTVPPFVLAMGEGATIAARAGLPMVIGDLRGRDRMRRGIDHYREHFRPSAWASEPYVVISGTVAVADTPEQARRLLIPEAWSMAHSRTHGVFPPLPPAGRVESFTMTARERDLYESGLGGHIAGTEEQVAGELETVLKETGAQEVLVTTSTHDRTALLDSYRRLAALTGLAGPMDTEGDGAAHR
- the tnpA gene encoding IS200/IS605 family transposase, with amino-acid sequence MTRKVRRYSGGVYDLGLHVVWCPKYRRRVLGGQVAVRLRELIEQKAAEKGWEIIALEVMPDHVHLFVKHEPKASASYVANQFKGFTSRVLREEFPHLKSRMPTLWSSSFFVASVGAVSADTVEKYINTQWERPRTKKQKEEEETGRAPGV
- a CDS encoding RNA-guided endonuclease InsQ/TnpB family protein: MHRAYKFLLRPTVRQAQALGEMLRDHCSLYNAALQERRDAYRHLSRTSVKYGQQSAQLKEIRALDPERQGRWSFSSQQATLRRLDKAMQAFFRRVKAGEKPGYPRFRGVNWFDTVDFPRDGDGCRWDSTPHDPVTRVRFQGVGHVRVHQHRPVKGRVKTVSVKREGRQWYVILACDEVPAEPLPATGAVTGIDMGIAHFLTTSEGEHITNPRHGKRNTEALAEAQCALKAFPRRKRENRSARHRRAVEKVTKLHRKVRRQRTDHAHKTALAMVRAYDVIAHERLSIANMVRAPKPKPDPEQPGGFLPNGAAAKAGLNKSIHDAGWGVFLDILTHKAESAGRVLIPVDPRNTSRTCPACGHVSGENRTTQEKFECTRCGHTANADQVGALNVAIRAGLVLPDVA
- a CDS encoding phosphatase domain-containing protein, whose product is MTNRDKRPLAVFDLDNTLADTGHRQRFLERRPRDWDAFFTAAPEDASLAEGIALVHESARECEIVYLTGRPERCRRDTLDWLAAQGLPEGPLHMRGDADRRPARYTKLAVLRRLARTREIRVLVDDDELVCADARRAGFTVVHARWTAPSGELRAAQQREGRT
- a CDS encoding dodecin; translated protein: MSNHTYRVTEIVGTSPDSVEQAVRNGIERASQTLRNLDWFEVTQVRGQIEEGRIAHWQVGLKVGFRLDEPA